TTCTGGCAGATGGGCGGCCTTGGTCCAATGGCAGGTCAGAACCATCACTTCAGCAATGTGGCCCCTGAAAAGATACCCTATGCCATTGAGCGCTATGTCAAGGAAACGGCCCGACTCTATGGCGTGATGGACAAACGCCTCGCCAATAGACCGTTTCTAGCCGGCGAATATTCGATCGCCGACATGGCGTGCTACCCCTGGGTCGTGCCTCACGAACGCCATGGGCAAAGCCTCGACGATTTTCCCAATCTCTCGCGTTGGTTCAAGACGATTGCCGAAAGGCCTGCGGTCATCCGCGCCTTCGCGAAGGCTGACGCCATACGGGCCCAGCAGGCTCAAGGCTGAGGCAAGGGGACCTGCGTCACCAACGGCGCGCAGGTCCCGGCACTTTATACGAGCCTCGCCTCGCCGTAGCGGGCGGCATTGGTCCAGATATGCTCGAGCCGTCGTAACGTCGTGAAAGTGATGCCAAATTCCCGCATCTGCTCGTCATCCCGCACCGCCAGACGATGGTATCCATCATCGATCTTGCGAATGAGATCGCACAGGTGCCGCCCTTGGTCCGACAACCGGATACGGGCCGCGCGCTTGTCACGCGGGGAGGCACTGCGCTCGACGTAACCGCATTCCACGAGCCGCTTGAGGTTATAGGACGCGTTTGAGCCGAGGTAGTGCCCGCGATCGATGAGGTCGCGTACCGATAGATCGTCCCCACCGATCGTGAAGAGCATCATCACCTGCGATGGGCTTACATCGTCAACACCCAGCCGCGTCAGATCATTGCGCAGAAGATCGAGATAGCGTCGATAAACACGCTCTACAATGCGCACGAGCTCCAGATGGGGCACGTGCCCGGGCTCCAGATCGTCGTTATCCTGATCGACGGGCGGCAACTGATCGATCGAAAAGTCGTGGACAGCACCACTTTCGATACGACTTGCACAAGGCGCGATCGACGCGCCTGCCTTGGGGCCTCTTGCTCTTTCTTCCATCCTCTCCTTACTCCACGCTCGCCACTCCAGATATGTCGTTTTGATTTTACTGTTAGCGCCAATACTTAGGAGCAAACCGTCACCATAGCAATATCTCTGGCATGGCTACAATCTAATAACATCGTGCTCACGCCATATTATATGTTCATATCAGCCAATTACAACCGGTCATATAAAAAGTAATTGCTCAGGATTTTGTTTATTGTCGATATCTCGACTTCATAATTAATTACAAACATATTTATATGCAAAAGGTTACCCGAATACACTGCAATATTCGACGGAAATCGAGGGCATCGGCATGCCCCCCGCAAACGCCAATATGCGACAAGGACTGGAACTGCGGCTGGGTGCGTGCAGTGTTGTTGCCGGAAGAGCGTCACGGCCCGCTGAGAAGCCGCGCCGCTTCATGAGCTGAAGGCAAAGGCGGCCATTGCGGTTGGCACGGTTTATTCTCGCACCGTGTTCGCCTAAAACGTGACTGTATGCTTCGTTATGTAGCGTCCATGGAGGAAGTCAGTCTATGAAAAAGCTATTGGCCGTCAGCGCTTTGGCGCTTGGTCTCGCAGCTTGCAACCCCAACAATCCAACGGATCGCACGGTTGGTGGCGCCCTCATTGGCGGCGGCGCAGGCGCTCTTGTTGGCGGCCTCGCGACAGGAACCGCTGGCGGTGCCCTGGCCGGCGCCGCCATCGGCGGTGTCGGCGGCGCAATCGTGGGCAATGCCACCACGCCCCGCTGCGACTATTACTGGTACCGTGGTCGCCGCTATCAGCAGTGCTGACGCGACGCGGCGGGCGCATCCATGCGCCCGCCCCTCTATCTGCTTCCGCAGTCTACCGTGAATGATTGCAGGTTGAACTTCAGAAGCCGTGGATCGTTGCCTTGGCCGAGCTGCAGCGGCGACTTCACTTTACGATGCCTTAGATGGAGCAGGGCGACGCCCCTCGCCTCTGCGGGCACGTCGACCGGCTCCGATGCCGATTGCCAAGCCTGCGATGGGGAGAGCCTGACCAGACTGTCCTCTTGATCCCCGTGGAGAAAATGGCCGAGTGTCAGCCGGCAGCGACTCTCAGGCAAACGGATGGCCAAGACGGATTCCAGCCCATCCGACCAGATGAAGCTGTTGGCTTCGGGCTGCGACCAGCCCCGGCCGAACAGGATGTTGTTCTGAATGGCCGTCTGATCGATCACGTGCTTGCCGTTACTGGCCGGAATCCGGCCCCAGTAAGCCGCTCCAGCGAGCGCAGCATCGACAGCCTCCAGCCGCTGTTGAGCGAGTTCGGTGGACGACCGGAACTCCGGCGCTAGAATTCCCGCCTCTGCCATCTGCTCGGCCAAACGGCGCGTGCGGATACGCGCGCCCTCCGCGATGGGGTGGTAGTATGTGTCGAGCATATAGCGCTCGTCGGCGAAATAGTAGTCACGTGGACTGCCGATGATGGGAATGCCGACGCGCCCCATCGCAGCCCGCAGCGCGTTTTCGGCAGGGCGGAAATCTCTCTCATAGTCATCGTAACAATCTTTTCCGATCACGACTGGCCAGGTGAGCGCGATCTTTGCCCGCCGGGCGCGCGCGATCCCAGCCAGTCTGTCTGCCAGCCGCTCCAGATCAGGCGCCCCGTTCTTTTGTCCGAACAGCAACATGCTGCGGCAGTCAAAAAAGCCGATATAGCGCGGGACGGGTCCATCGTTGAGCGCCGAGCCAAAGGGCGAATGCTCCAGCTGAGAATACCATCCGGATACAATGGCCTGAGAGCTCGGCGGCGCCTCGCCAAGCGCGCGGGAACGCATATACTTGAATATTGAGGAAAACCTCATGCCCTTGAAAAAGAACTTCATCCGATCCCAAAAGGACAAGGCACGGTAATAGTGCTTCAATGTCATAAAAACGTTATCTGTGAACGTCGGATCACTAAATTGGCCGACGTAGTAGTTCCACTCGAGCGGCATGATCAGAACGTCACCCGCATGGAGATACTTCTCCAGCCGAGCGAGCTTCATATCGAGCGGATAGCCCGCGTGATCTGCAAGCAGCACGGTCTGACGCCCGAACTTGCGTTCGAGAATCTCCGGATCAAGCCCCACAT
This portion of the Chelatococcus sp. YT9 genome encodes:
- a CDS encoding glutathione binding-like protein yields the protein MIDLYYWTTPNGHKITIFLEEAGLPYRIYPVNIGKGEQFNPDFLKIAPNNRIPAIVDHEPSGGGAPISLFESGAILLYLAEKVHRFIPAEITGRSEVLQWLFWQMGGLGPMAGQNHHFSNVAPEKIPYAIERYVKETARLYGVMDKRLANRPFLAGEYSIADMACYPWVVPHERHGQSLDDFPNLSRWFKTIAERPAVIRAFAKADAIRAQQAQG
- a CDS encoding MarR family transcriptional regulator, producing the protein MEERARGPKAGASIAPCASRIESGAVHDFSIDQLPPVDQDNDDLEPGHVPHLELVRIVERVYRRYLDLLRNDLTRLGVDDVSPSQVMMLFTIGGDDLSVRDLIDRGHYLGSNASYNLKRLVECGYVERSASPRDKRAARIRLSDQGRHLCDLIRKIDDGYHRLAVRDDEQMREFGITFTTLRRLEHIWTNAARYGEARLV